In Erigeron canadensis isolate Cc75 chromosome 7, C_canadensis_v1, whole genome shotgun sequence, one DNA window encodes the following:
- the LOC122607503 gene encoding probable sarcosine oxidase, with translation MENSCQYDLIVIGAGVMGSSTAYQAAKLGQKILLLEQFDFLHYRGSSHGESRTIRATYPESYYCPMVIEAEKLWREAQTEIGYNVYFKTKQLDMGPAENTSLLALISNCEKHSVSYSVCNSHLANEYFNGVVEIPEDWTAVVTELGGVLKPTKAVAMFQTLAVKHGAVLKDKMEVVDVEVDEVRGGVVVSSSFGDKFWGKKCVVTAGAWVSKLVKNVSNGRMVLPIQAVETSIFYWKIREGYEGDFTIGAGFPSFASYGEPYIYGTPALEFPDLIKVGVHGGRECDPDKRTWGAVTAGSEGTGKVIGYLKEWIKSRFGDRVNWEDGPVMAQSCLYSMTPDEDYIIDFLGGGFGENVVVAGGFSGHGFKMAPLIGKILADLAISGKAAAERRSEEIKHFKLGRFDDNPKGNVKEFDDQVRLR, from the coding sequence ATGGAGAATTCTTGTCAATATGATCTCATTGTGATTGGAGCTGGAGTTATGGGAAGTTCAACTGCATATCAAGCAGCTAAACTAGGCCAAAAGATATTGCTACTTGAGCAGTTTGATTTCCTACACTATCGCGGATCATCGCATGGCGAGTCGCGGACTATTCGTGCAACGTACCCTGAGTCGTATTATTGTCCTATGGTTATTGAAGCGGAAAAATTATGGAGGGAAGCTCAAACCGAAATTGGTTATAATGTTTATTTTAAGACAAAGCAGTTGGACATGGGGCCAGCTGAGAATACTTCTTTGTTGGCCCTGATTTCCAACTGCGAGAAACATTCCGTTAGTTATAGTGTTTGTAATAGCCACCTTGCTAATGAATATTTTAATGGTGTGGTTGAGATACCAGAAGATTGGACTGCGGTTGTGACGGAGCTTGGAGGCGTGTTAAAGCCTACTAAGGCGGTTGCTATGTTTCAAACGCTGGCGGTTAAGCATGGTGCAGTGCTTAAGGATAAGATGGAAGTTGTGGATGTTGAGGTTGATGAAGTGAGGGGTGGAGTTGTGGTAAGTAGTAGCTTTGGGGACAAGTTTTGGGGGAAGAAATGTGTGGTGACTGCGGGTGCGTGGGTGAGTAAGCTGGTGAAAAATGTTAGTAATGGTAGGATGGTCTTGCCTATCCAAGCAGTGGAAACAAGTATTTTTTATTGGAAGATTAGGGAGGGTTATGAGGGTGATTTTACTATTGGTGCAGGGTTTCCATCGTTTGCTAGCTATGGTGAGCCTTATATATATGGAACGCCGGCTTTGGAATTCCCTGATTTGATCAAAGTTGGCGTTCATGGTGGTAGGGAATGTGATCCAGATAAGAGAACATGGGGGGCTGTAACAGCTGGGAGTGAAGGGACGGGGAAGGTTATCGGGTATCTTAAAGAATGGATCAAATCGAGGTTTGGTGATAGAGTTAATTGGGAAGACGGACCAGTTATGGCTCAGTCTTGCTTGTATTCTATGACACCAGATGAAGATTACATTATTGATTTCTTAGGTGGAGGGTTTGGTGAAAATGTGGTGGTTGCTGGTGGGTTTTCGGGTCATGGGTTCAAGATGGCTCCTCTAATCGGGAAGATATTGGCTGATCTGGCTATCAGTGGGAAGGCAGCTGCAGAACGACGAAGTGAAGAAATCAAGCATTTTAAGCTGGGAAGGTTTGATGACAATCCTAAAGGAAATGTTAAAGAGTTTGATGACCAAGTTCGCCTCAGGTAG
- the LOC122608399 gene encoding EID1-like F-box protein 3, with product MSANQRVRLNHSVSNGSGSYEPDFFNERVLLLVMESMKWDVQVLCQTAAVCRRLRAMAKRLLWRGLCLFRAPRITESLSNGVHSSRMSGGWPALAKLLFYCGGCESTRNFILSRSKPGHFVIESRFSKTSGKSFLMKRCRGDLLFVSDPCEHRVSEREDDLGVFRGVFRGFRESRTRACLIAKQVALEERERCPYCGARVWSMTSAGMVPKNAAKRLGSHDGALEYFVCVNGHLHGTCWLAPLSSDPDEEEINGEDEDDDDDNGCEMDGRDGSANSSGGDEFYYDPSVRNGRHNDGFNGFAI from the coding sequence atgagtgCAAATCAAAGAGTGAGGCTGAATCATTCAGTCAGCAATGGATCTGGTTCATACGAACCggatttttttaatgaaagagTGCTTTTATTAGTTATGGAATCGATGAAATGGGATGTGCAAGTGCTGTGTCAGACAGCCGCCGTATGCAGGCGGCTACGGGCCATGGCTAAACGGCTGTTGTGGCGCGGACTTTGTTTGTTCCGCGCCCCACGGATAACAGAATCGTTATCCAATGGTGTGCATAGTAGCCGCATGAGCGGCGGCTGGCCGGCTTTAGCCAAGCTGTTGTTTTATTGTGGTGGGTGTGAGTCGACCCGGAATTTTATTTTGAGCCGGTCTAAACCGGGCCATTTTGTGATAGAGTCCCGGTTTTCTAAAACGTCAGGAAAGAGTTTTTTAATGAAACGGTGTCGTGGGGACTTATTATTCGTTAGCGACCCGTGTGAACACAGAGTCAGTGAACGCGAGGATGATTTAGGCGTTTTCCGCGGAGTGTTTAGAGGATTTCGCGAGTCCAGGACACGCGCCTGTTTGATAGCGAAACAAGTGGCgttagaagaaagagaaaggtgTCCGTATTGTGGGGCGCGTGTTTGGAGTATGACGTCAGCTGGTATGGTTCCGAAGAACGCGGCTAAGCGGCTCGGCTCGCACGATGGCGCACTCGAGTATTTTGTATGTGTAAATGGTCACCTGCATGGCACGTGTTGGTTAGCTCCTTTGTCGTCTGACCCTGATGAAGAAGAAATCAACGGtgaggatgaggatgatgatgatgataatggaTGTGAAATGGACGGTAGAGATGGGAGTGCAAATAGTTCTGGTGGTGATGAGTTTTATTATGATCCTTCGGTCAGAAATGGGCGACATAATGATGGCTTTAATGGTTTCGCGATTTga
- the LOC122607901 gene encoding CSC1-like protein At4g02900: MATLSDIAVSAAINSLSAILFLVAFAILRLQPVNDRVYFPKWYLKGIRDSPTVSGTYMRKFVNLDVKMYLKFWNWMPAALRMPEPELIEHAGLDSAVYIRIYLLGLKIFFPISVLSFGVLVPVNYTGENFDEMRTNMQDLTFSDIDKLSISNVAAGSNRLYAHIVMCYVFTLWTCYTLYKEYLIVTKMRLQFLAGESRRPDQFTVLVRNVPPDPDESVSEHVEHFFCVNHPDHYLSHQVVYNANTLANMVATKKSLQNWLTYYTNKFERKPQKRPTTKAGFWGLWGKNVDAIDFYTEKIETLSKEEEAERERVLNDPSAIVPAAFVSFRSRWGAAVCAQTTQSHNPTVWLTDWAPEPRDVYWENLAIPFVELNLRRLLMAVALFGLTFCFMVPIAFVQTLANIEGIEKVFPFLKPLIEMGSVKSIIQGYLPGIILKIFLILLPTIIMTMSKIEGFTALSTLETRSAGKYHLFLLVNVFLGSIITGTALQQLKEFLNQSPTEIPKTVGVSIPMKATFFITYVMVDGWSGVAAEIFRMVPLIIFHLKNAFLVKTEKDREEAMDPGCLSWAINEPRIQLYFLLGLVYSAITPIILPFIVVFFAFAYVVFRHQIINVYDQKYESGATFWPDVHRRIIIGLMISQFLFLGLLNTKKATNATYLLIPLPILTFWFFRFCKGRFESQFRRFPLEDAMKKDTLEKATEPNLNLKVYLQDAYVHPVFNGSTEFERPRAVDEEENSPLVVTKRSLQKDGKHEIEEDISEDIIETPQGKF, translated from the exons ATGGCTACTCTTTCAGATATTGCCGTGTCAGCTGCTATTAATAGCCTATCCGCAATACTCTTTCTTGTGGCATTTGCTATATTGCGGCTTCAACCCGTTAACGATAGAGTTTACTTCCCAAAATGGTATCTTAAGGGCATACGAGATAGTCCAACCGTATCTGGAACTTATATGAGAAAATTTGTTAATTTAGATGTTAAAATGTACTTAAAGTTCTGGAATTGGATGCCTGCTGCCTTAAGAATGCCAGAGCCAGAACTTATTGAACATGCAGGACTTGATTCTGCAGTTTATATCAGGATTTACCTTCTTGG GCTAAAGATATTTTTCCCTATCTCTGTACTTTCATTTGGTGTGTTGGTGCCTGTTAATTACACTGGGGAGAATTTCGATGAAATGAGAACGAATATGCAAGATCTAACGTTTAGTGATATTGACAAACTTTCCATATCTAATGTAGCCGCTGGATCAAACAG GTTGTATGCGCATATAGTAATGTGTTATGTCTTCACACTTTGGACGTGCTACACCCTTTACAAAGAATACTTGATTGTAACCAAAATGAGGTTGCAGTTTCTTGCTGGTGAGAGCCGTCGTCCTGATCAATTTACC GTTCTTGTGAGAAATGTTCCCCCAGATCCCGATGAATCAGTTAGTGAGCATGTTGAACATTTCTTTTGTGTTAATCATCCTGATCATTATCTTTCACATCAG GTAGTGTACAATGCAAATACTCTTGCAAATATGGTGGCAACAAAGAAGAGCCTGCAAAATTGGCTTACGTATTACACCAACAAGTTCGAGAGAAAACCTCAAAAAAGGCCAACAACCAAG GCAGGTTTTTGGGGTCTGTGGGGAAAAAATGTTGATGCAATTGACTTCTATACCGAAAAAATCGAGACTCTAAGCAAAGAA GAGGAAGCCGAAAGAGAGAGAGTGTTAAATGACCCAAGTGCTATTGTTCCAGCAGCATTTGTTTCATTCAGATCACGATGGGGTGCAGCTGTTTGTGCTCAAACAACCCAATCACACAATCCCACTGTATGGCTCACAGATTGGGCTCCTGAACCACGTGACGTTTATTGGGAAAATCTTGCCATACCATTCGTGGAACTTAATCTACGAAGATTACTCATGGCTGTTGCTTTATTTGGTCTTACTTTCTGCTTTATGGTCCCTATAGCCTTTGTCCAAACTCTTGCTAATATTGAGGGAATTGAGAAGGTTTTTCCCTTTTTAAAGCCTCTCATTGAAAT GGGATCAGTCAAGTCTATCATTCAAGGTTATCTTCCTGGGATTATACTAAAGATATTCCTTATTCTTCTTCCTACGATTATAATGACCATGTCAAAAATAGAGGGTTTTACTGCATTGTCAACTTTGGAGACACGTTCAGCCGGGAAATACCACCTATTTTTGCTTGTGAATGTGTTCTTAGGAAGTATCATCACCGGAACAGCTCTTCAACAACTTAAAGAGTTCTTGAATCAGTCCCCAACTGA GATTCCAAAAACTGTTGGTGTGTCGATACCAATGAAAGCCACATTCTTTATAACATATGTCATGGTAGATGGTTGGTCAGGCGTTGCTGCAGAAATCTTCAGAATGGTTCCGTTGATCATTTTTCACTTGAAAAACGCGTTTTTAGTGAAAACCGAAAAGGACAGAGAGGAAGCAATGGACCCTGGTTGTTTGAGTTGGGCAATAAATGAGCCTCGGATACAATTGTACTTTCTGCTCGGATTAGTGTACTCGGCTATCACCCCTATAATACTCCCCTTCATTGTTGTATTTTTTGCCTTCGCCTATGTGGTTTTCCGTCATCAG ATTATCAATGTGTATGATCAGAAGTACGAGAGTGGTGCAACATTTTGGCCAGATGTTCATCGCCGAATAATCATTGGATTGATGATATCGCAATTTCTATTCTTAGGACTGCTGAACACGAAAAAGGCAACTAATGCAACATATCTTTTGATTCCACTTCCTATCTTGACCTTCTGGTTCTTTAGATTTTGCAAGGGGCGATTTGAATCTCAATTCAGACGATTCCCATTAGAG GATGCAATGAAAAAAGATACACTAGAAAAGGCGACAGAACCAAACCTTAACTTAAAAGTCTATCTCCAAGATGCATACGTGCATCCGGTTTTCAATGGATCAACAGAATTTGAAAGACCAAGAGCGGTGGATGAAGAAGAAAACAGTCCACTAGTTGTAACAAAAAGGAGTTTACAAAAAGATGGTAAACATGAAATCGAAGAAGACATTTCTGAGGATATAATTG AGACCCCCCAAGGGAAGTTCTAA
- the LOC122608595 gene encoding isoamylase 2, chloroplastic, translating to MAMLCLSCATHPPCLSCGTIKVSKLTVADICKYDRKMVPSFGRMDLDQNLVFGEVAKNVIKGSNHNRRIQVLSASSPRVIQTVDKLATYLFRTQKGGHVKVIITRLNDGKYGANVEVSSLQLSCKDADDVIMSWGIFRSDSSSLMPLQLNGSGIFETPFVKSSLDKLFVELEFDASLAPFYVSFLLKTSLGGEEVEIKSHRQTKFCFPVGIKSGYPAPLGLSYSADGSINFSLFSRTAKSVSLCLFNDSSNKKPTLEIDLDPYVNRSGDIWHVLMDSDSAINFVSYGYRCSNDGQERSRNNSVLLDPYSKVIGENFLGEICREPAFDWSGDVRPNLPIEKLMVYRLNVMDFTSDGSSNLPNEIGGTFSAVTDKLHHFKNLGVNAVLFEPIVPFDKKLGPYYPSHFFSPQNSFGPPGSSISKINSMKEMVKRLHASGIEIFLEVVFTHTCEDSSLSKIDKPSYYSDKNALNCAHPVAQQLILDSLRHWVIEYHIDGFCFINASSMIKGFNGENLSRPPLIEAIAFDPILSKTKLVADFFDPICRSAIEIQFPHWNKWAEMNTKFCSDTRNYLRGESLVSNLATRLCGSGDIFLNGRGPAFSFNFVTKNHGFSLVDLVSFSSTNEFSWNCGEEGATKKKTVLETRLKQIRNFLFILYISLGVPVLNMGDECGQSSGGKEHVKHSDRKPFSWKALQTGFAIQTTQFISFLSALKIRRSDLLQSREFLKVENIDWHGPNLSPPAWEDPTNKYLAMSLKAEQVDQDEENPLPGDMFVAFNGGDALVTAMVPPPRLGMVWVRLVDTALPYPGFFSMAGELIVEKIPGSLTYEMAPHSYVLLEARAVDG from the coding sequence ATGGCGATGTTATGTTTATCTTGTGCAACTCACCCTCCTTGCTTAAGTTGTGGGACCATCAAAGTGTCCAAGTTAACCGTTGCCGATATTTGCAAATATGATAGAAAAATGGTGCCAAGTTTTGGAAGAATGGATTTGGATCAAAATTTAGTGTTTGGAGAAGTTGCAAAGAATGTGATAAAAGGTTCTAACCACAATCGTAGAATACAAGTTCTGTCTGCTTCAAGTCCTCGTGTTATACAAACCGTCGACAAGTTAGCTACTTATTTATTTAGGACACAGAAGGGAGGCCATGTGAAGGTTATTATTACTAGGTTAAATGATGGAAAGTATGGAGCAAATGTCGAAGTTTCTTCTTTGCAACTTAGTTGTAAAGATGCTGATGATGTGATTATGAGTTGGGGCATATTCAGATCCGATTCATCATCATTGATGCCCTTGCAATTGAACGGTTCTGGAATCTTTGAAACCCCTTTTGTGAAAAGTTCTCTAGACAAGCTCTTTGTTGAACTGGAATTTGATGCAAGTTTAGCTCCTTTCTATGtttcatttttgttaaaaacttcACTTGGTGGCGAAGAAGTAGAAATCAAAAGCCATCGACAGACAAAATTCTGCTTCCCAGTGGGTATAAAGTCTGGGTATCCTGCTCCGCTTGGCCTTTCATATTCTGCTGACGGTTCCATCaacttttctcttttctcaAGAACTGCCAAAAGTGTAAGTTTGTGCCTGTTTAATGACAGCTCGAACAAAAAACCTACTTTAGAGATTGATTTAGATCCTTATGTTAACCGATCTGGTGACATATGGCATGTATTAATGGATAGTGATAGTGCCATTAACTTTGTGTCTTATGGCTATCGATGTAGTAATGATGGTCAAGAAAGGTCTCGTAATAATTCCGTTCTATTAGATCCGTATTCCAAAGTTATAGGGGAGAATTTTCTTGGGGAAATCTGCCGGGAACCTGCTTTTGATTGGAGTGGTGATGTCAGGCCAAACTTACCAATCGAGAAACTAATGGTTTACCGGTTAAATGTGATGGATTTCACTAGTGATGGATCAAGCAACTTACCTAACGAAATTGGAGGGACTTTTTCCGCTGTTACTGACAAGTTACATCACTTTAAGAATTTGGGTGTTAATGCAGTCTTATTTGAGCCGATAGTTCCTTTTGATAAGAAATTAGGACCATATTACCCTTCTCATTTCTTTTCACCACAGAACTCGTTTGGACCTCCTGGCAGCTCTATATCTAAGATTAATTCTATGAAAGAAATGGTAAAGAGATTACACGCCAGTGGGATCGAGATTTTTCTAGAAGTTGTCTTCACCCATACTTGTGAGGATTCATCACTGAGCAAAATAGATAAACCGTCTTATTATTCTGACAAGAATGCCCTGAACTGTGCCCACCCTGTTGCTCAACAACTGATCCTAGATAGTCTTCGGCATTGGGTGATTGAGTACCATATTGATGGGTTTTGTTTCATCAATGCTTCTTCTATGATAAAGGGGTTTAATGGCGAGAATCTTTCTCGCCCACCTTTAATTGAAGCCATCGCTTTTGACCCAATACTCTCAAAAACCAAACTTGTTGCAGATTTTTTTGACCCAATCTGCAGATCTGCAATAGAAATCCAGTTTCCTCATTGGAATAAATGGGCAGAAATGAACACAAAATTTTGTAGTGATACAAGAAATTATCTAAGGGGTGAGAGTCTCGTCAGTAATCTTGCAACCCGACTATGTGGGAGTGGCGATATCTTCTTAAATGGTCGTGGTCCCgccttttctttcaattttgtcACTAAAAACCATGGATTCTCTCTTGTAGACTTGGTCAGTTTCAGTAGCACGAACGAGTTTAGTTGGAACTGTGGTGAAGAAGGTGccaccaaaaagaaaacagtTCTTGAGACTAGACTCAAACAGATTCgtaattttcttttcattttatacaTATCTTTGGGTGTTCCAGTCCTCAATATGGGAGATGAATGTGGTCAATCATCAGGAGGGAAGGAGCATGTTAAACACAGTGATAGAAAGCCATTCAGTTGGAAAGCCTTACAAACTGGTTTTGCTATTCAAACaactcaattcatttcattcttgAGTGCGTTAAAAATCAGAAGAAGCGATCTTCTTCAAAGCAGGGAGTTTTTAAAAGTCGAGAATATTGATTGGCATGGACCGAACTTATCTCCACCAGCTTGGGAAGATCCAACAAACAAATACTTAGCCATGAGTTTGAAGGCTGAGCAAGTTGACCAAGATGAAGAAAACCCGTTGCCAGGCGACATGTTTGTGGCCTTTAATGGTGGAGATGCTCTGGTAACTGCTATGGTACCCCCACCTCGTCTGGGTATGGTTTGGGTTCGTTTGGTGGATACGGCTCTTCCATATCCTGGATTCTTTTCAATGGCGGGCGAGCTCATTGTTGAGAAGATACCTGGATCACTTACTTATGAAATGGCGCCTCATAGTTATGTTTTGCTTGAGGCCAGGGCTGTAGATGGTTGA
- the LOC122606952 gene encoding mediator of RNA polymerase II transcription subunit 33A-like produces MAAVQQAITNNNIWKEVIEFTKSAQIKGSDPLIWAVELSSSLLSAGVSMPSIRFAELFVNHICWSNNLPIAWKFLDKALSIRVVPPMLVLAHLSNRVIPNRRSHPAAYRLYLEFVKRHIFPLASEVNGPNYHKIMESINDALHLNHIFGLQSSEPGLVLAEFVFSVVWQLLDASLDDENLLELVPEKKSIWPIKSMEMEMDDHNSFGEKQIDFHQGLYKMNTIMAIQIIGELFCNKVTSRILDLAHRNMPAHWGSFMHHLRLLVGSSIALRSSKDITPESLLELASKNHVLLSREHKSETVSRQVRAVMACGSLVSSPGQNYGATRSAIWLPIDLFLEDAMDGYVVATTSAAETLTDLLKAHQAITQASWQDTFLGLWIAALRLVQREGEAAEGPVPRLDTCLCLLLCTTTLAVVNIIDEEESALPEEGDHKRMHQGNETHDLGNCRESLVSSLQQLGDFEGLLTPPISVTGIANQAAAKAILVFSGISVGSGYLDGVSLNDMPVGCAGNMRHLIVEACIARNILDTSAYLWPGYVKGHSNQIPRTISGQVSGWSSLVKGSPLTPAMMHTLVSTPALGLAEIEKIYGIATSGSDDEKISAATILCGASLTRGWNIQEHTGYFIIKLLSPPVPVDYSGSESHLLVYAPLLNVVLVGISSIDCVQIFSLHGLAPHLAGVLMPICEVFGSCSPTVSWTLPNGEHLCPLSVFSTAFTLLLKLWRFHQPPLENVMGDVTPVGTQLNPEFLLLARNTQLASCGNALTNQKNRRGVLSNLSSSEPVFLDSFPKLTFWYRQNQACIASTLSDLKPGTSVYQVFDALLSMMFRKMNRGGQSLSHSASGSSSSSGSIPEDYTLRLQLPAWEILEAVPFVLDAALTACANGKLSPRELTTGLKDLADFLPASMATIVSYFSAETTRGLWKPASMNGTDWPSPATSLAMVEKNMNKILSTTGVGVPSLSAGGSTPTLPLPLAALLSLTITYKVDRVSESVLNLAAPALNTLGASCPWPCMAIISALWVQKAKRWTDYLVFSASRTVFHHNSDAVVQLLRVCFASVISPPSSFSGGGVGSLLGHGFGSHSSGGISPVAPGILYLRVHRSVRDIIFMTEEIVSLLMYTVKDIVSMDSSIEKLKRPKNGIVMRYGEVSLSTALSRIKLAASLGASLVWITGRLNLVQSLIKETLPSWFISGHKSDMNKGDSGGMTGMLMGYALAYFAVLSGAFAWGVDSVSSRSKKRPIILGTHLEFMASALDGKISLGCNKATWKAYVSGFVSLMVSCAPKWASEVDVVVLRSLSKGLRKWDEEELALALLAISGVNAMGAAAEMIVQSSI; encoded by the exons GTTGAGTTATCTTCATCTTTATTATCTGCCGGCGTATCGATGCCTTCGATTCGGTTTGCGGAATTATTCGTTAATCATATATGTTGGTCTAATAATCTTCCCATTGCTTGGAAGTTTCTAGATAAAGCTTTATCGATTCGAGTCGTTCCGCCTATGCTTGTTTTAGCTCATTTGTCTAACAG AGTAATTCCAAATCGAAGAAGCCATCCTGCTGCCTACAGGCTTTATTTGGAGTTCGTTAAAAGACACATTTTTCCATTGGCTTCTGAAGTTAATGGTCCAAATTATCACAA GATCATGGAGTCTATAAATGATGCTCTTCACCTCAACCATATATTTGGTCTTCAGTCCAGTGAACCTGGGCTTGTCTTGGCTGAGTTTGTATTTTCAGTAGTGTGGCAGCTACTTGATGCATCACTTGATGATGAAAACTTGCTGGAACTTGTACCTGAAAAGAAATCTATATGGCCAATCAAGTCAATGGAGATGGAAATGGACGATCATAACAGTTTTGGAGAAAAGCAAATTGATTTTCACCAGGGACTGTATAAAATGAATACCATAATGGCCATTCAGATAATTGGAGAACTTTTCTGTAACAAAGTAACTTCTAGAATTCTGGACTTGGCACATCGGAATAT GCCTGCACATTGGGGATCTTTCATGCATCATTTGAGGCTGCTAGTAGGAAGCTCGATAGCTTTGAGAAGTTCAAAAGATATTACTCCAGAGTCTCTTTTGGAGTTAGCCTCTAAAAACCATGTACTGCTGTCCAGGGAACATAAAAGTGAAACAGTATCCCGACAAGTCCGTGCAGTAATGGCTTGTGGATCACTTGTATCATCTCCAGGCCAGAATTATGGTGCTACTCGTTCGGCTATTTGGCTTCCAATAGATTTATTTCTTGAAGACGCTATGGATGGGTATGTAGTGGCTACTACCAGTGCAGCTGAAACTCTTACCG ATCTGCTGAAAGCTCATCAGGCAATTACTCAGGCCTCCTGGCAGGACACTTTTCTTGGCTTATGGATTGCAGCTTTGCGACTTGTTCAAAGG GAAGGTGAAGCTGCTGAGGGTCCAGTACCTCGTCTTGATACGTGTTTATGCCTACTATTATGCACGACAACTCTTGCAGTTGTAAATATTATTGATGAAGAGGAGAGTGCTCTACCCGAGGAAGGTGATCACAAACGTATGCATCAAGGAAATGAAACTCATGATCTTGGAAACTGTCGTGAAAGCTTAGTTTCTAGTCTACAACAGTTGGGGGATTTTGAAGGCTTACTGACTCCACCAATATCAGTTACTGGCATAGCAAATCAAGCAGCTGCAAAAGCTATCTTGGTTTTCTCGGGTATATCGGTTGGAAGTGGCTATCTTGATGGAGTCAGCCTGAATGACATGCCAGTCGGTTGTG CTGGAAACATGAGACATCTGATTGTTGAGGCATGCATTGCCAGAAATATCTTAGACACATCAGCATATTTATGGCCTGGCTATGTGAAGGGACACAGTAACCAAATACCACGCACCATTTCGGGCCAGGTATCAGGCTGGTCATCGTTGGTGAAGGGGTCTCCTTTGACTCCTGCAATGATGCATACATTGGTTTCAACTCCAGCTTTAGG CTTAGCGGAGATCGAGAAAATATACGGAATTGCAACAAGTGGTTCAGACGATGAGAAGATATCTGCTGCAACTATCTTATGTGGCGCATCACTAACTCGCGGATGGAATATACAG GAACATACTGGATACTTCATAATTAAGCTGCTGTCGCCTCCAGTTCCAGTGGATTATTCCGGAAGCGAGAGCCATTTGTTAGTTTATGCCCCCCTTCTAAATGTTGTTCTTGTGGGGATATCATCTATTGATTGCGTTCAGATATTTTCATTACATGGCTTG GCTCCACACCTTGCTGGTGTTTTGATGCCCATATGTGAGGTCTTTGGATCATGTTCACCTACGGTTTCTTGGACTCTTCCAAATGGGGAACATTTATGTCCTCTTTCGGTATTCTCAACTGCATTTACCCTTCTTCTGAAGCTATGGAGGTTTCATCAACCTCCTCTTGAAAATGTGATGGGTGATGTAACCCCTGTAGGCACCCAGCTAAATCCAGAGTTCCTTTTGTTGGCACGCAATACCCAGTTAGCATCATGTGGGAATGCACTTACTAACCAAAAAAACCGAAGAGGGGTTCTTAGTAATTTGTCATCTTCGGAGCCAGTATTTTTGGATTCTTTTCCGAAACTGACATTTTGGTACCGACAGAATCAAGCGTGTATTGCTTCAACCCTATCTGATCTTAAACCTGGAACATCTGTGTACCAAGTTTTTGATGCACTTTTGAGTATGATGTTTAGAAAAATGAATAGAGGTGGCCAGTCATTGAGTCATTCGGCATCCGGAAGTAGCAGTTCGTCTGGATCGATACCCGAGGACTACACTCTTCGACTTCAACTTCCTGCCTGGGAGATACTGGAAGCCGTCCCATTTGTGCTTGATGCTGCTTTAACAGCTTGTGCTAATGGAAAATTGTCTCCCCGTGAACTCACTACAG GGCTCAAAGATCTTGCTGACTTCCTCCCTGCGTCTATGGCCACTATTGTAAGTTATTTTTCAGCAGAGACAACACGCGGTCTATGGAAGCCTGCATCTATGAATGGGACTGATTGGCCAAGTCCTGCCACAAGTTTAGCCATGGTGGAGAAAAACATGAATAAAATTTTGTCTACCACGGGAGTTGGTGTTCCCAGTCTTTCTGCAG GTGGAAGCACTCCAACCCTTCCTTTACCTCTTGCTGCCTTATTGAGCCTCACAATCACCTATAAAGTTGATCGAGTCTCTGAATCTGTTTTAAACCTAGCTGCTCCAGCATTAAATACTCTTGGTGCAAGTTGCCCGTGGCCATGCATGGCCATAATTTCCGCTCTGTGGGTTCAAAAGGCCAAACGTTGGACCGACTATCTTGTTTTCTCTGCATCCCGAACCGTATTCCACCACAACAGTGATGCCGTGGTCCAACTTCTTAGGGTTTGCTTTGCATCAGTCATCAGCCCGCCATCCTCATTTTCTGGTGGAGGTGTCGGTAGTCTTCTTGGTCATGGGTTCGGATCCCACAGTTCAGGCGGGATTTCTCCTGTGGCCCCAGGAATCCTCTACTTACGCGTCCACCGTAGTGTTAGAGACATTATATTCATGACTGAGGAAATCGTCTCTTTGTTAATGTATACTGTCAAAGATATTGTATCAATGGATTCGTCAATTGAAAAACTGAAAAGGCCCAAGAACGGGATCGTGATGAGATATGGTGAGGTTTCTTTGTCTACAGCCTTGAGTCGTATTAAGTTGGCGGCCTCCCTCGGAGCTTCACTAGTTTGGATAACCGGGCGGTTAAATTTGGTACAATCTTTAATTAAAGAAACGTTGCCCTCTTGGTTTATATCAGGCCACAAATCTGATATGAACAAAGGTGATTCAGGAGGGATGACAGGAATGCTCATGGGATATGCTCTGGCATATTTTGCAGTTCTTTCTGGAGCATTTGCTTGGGGTGTGGACTCGGTTTCTTCAAGATCTAAAAAACGACCGATTATTCTTGGAACTCACCTGGAGTTCATGGCGAGTGCACTTGATGGGAAGATTTCACTTGGTTGTAATAAAGCCACGTGGAAGGCATATGTGTCAGGCTTTGTGAGTTTGATGGTGTCCTGTGCGCCCAAGTGGGCCAGTGAGGTTGATGTGGTGGTTTTGAGGAGTTTAAGTAAGGGATTAAGAAAGTGGGATGAGGAAGAACTGGCTTTAGCGCTTCTCGCGATATCTGGGGTGAATGCAATGGGTGCAGCTGCGGAAATGATTGTTCAATCTTCGATTTAA